In Edaphobacter paludis, a single window of DNA contains:
- a CDS encoding DUF2252 domain-containing protein, protein MAAALDLKERFAHGQERRKQMRRTLHAEWKAGTRRKSPLKLLAASMRGRVPALVTLKYERMTCSPFGYFRGAVPVMAYDLSLVSNTGILSQLCGDAHVRNLGAYAGPDGRLVFDINDFDETIVGPFEWDVKRMATSLVLAGREAGAKKMHCREAAAAFLERYRCCIAGFARMPVLEMGRYQVHRLKDVSPIEGILRMAERATPLHTLSALTEARKASGHHSDRVFKSTPPVLTRVKGKEAERVVASLKLYVESLLRERRHLFSQYKPVDVAFKVVGTGSVGLRDYCVYMEGNGPKDPLFIQIKEEAASAYASYVGQVNERDGLSNRRGTYHQGRRVVEGERAMQMQSDPFLGWTTIEGRDYLVRQLSDHKAAIQVGDLKAGLMEYATVCGELLARGHARSGDCMMLAGYLGKSARFDDAVAKFAEAYADQTERDWHELVQWMKKAGKNLGTHHD, encoded by the coding sequence ATGGCAGCGGCCCTGGATCTGAAGGAACGGTTTGCCCACGGACAGGAACGGCGCAAGCAGATGCGGCGGACCCTCCACGCGGAGTGGAAGGCAGGGACGCGCAGGAAGAGTCCGCTGAAGCTGCTGGCCGCGTCGATGCGGGGAAGGGTTCCGGCGCTGGTGACGCTGAAGTATGAGCGTATGACATGCTCTCCGTTTGGCTACTTTCGCGGTGCGGTGCCGGTAATGGCGTATGACCTGTCGCTGGTGAGCAATACGGGCATATTGAGTCAACTGTGCGGCGATGCGCATGTGCGCAACCTCGGCGCGTATGCCGGGCCGGATGGGCGGCTGGTCTTCGACATCAACGACTTCGATGAGACGATCGTGGGGCCGTTTGAGTGGGACGTGAAGCGGATGGCCACAAGCCTGGTGCTGGCGGGACGCGAGGCGGGCGCTAAGAAGATGCATTGCCGCGAGGCCGCAGCGGCGTTTCTGGAGCGCTATCGCTGCTGCATCGCTGGGTTTGCGCGAATGCCGGTGCTGGAGATGGGGCGGTATCAAGTGCATCGGTTGAAGGATGTGTCGCCGATAGAGGGAATCTTGAGGATGGCGGAGCGGGCGACCCCGCTGCATACGCTGTCGGCATTGACGGAGGCGCGGAAGGCCTCGGGCCATCATAGTGATCGGGTGTTTAAATCGACGCCTCCGGTGCTGACGCGAGTGAAGGGTAAAGAGGCTGAGCGTGTGGTGGCTTCTCTGAAACTTTATGTGGAGAGCCTGCTGCGCGAGCGGCGACATCTGTTCTCGCAATACAAGCCGGTGGACGTCGCGTTCAAGGTAGTAGGGACAGGCTCGGTGGGGCTGCGCGATTACTGCGTCTACATGGAGGGCAATGGGCCGAAGGACCCACTCTTCATCCAGATCAAGGAAGAGGCGGCGTCGGCGTATGCGTCTTATGTTGGTCAGGTGAACGAACGTGACGGGCTATCGAATCGCAGGGGAACCTATCACCAGGGGCGGCGCGTGGTAGAGGGAGAGCGAGCGATGCAGATGCAGTCCGATCCATTTCTTGGCTGGACAACGATCGAAGGGCGCGACTATCTGGTGCGGCAGCTCAGCGACCATAAGGCTGCGATTCAGGTGGGCGACCTGAAGGCAGGGCTGATGGAGTATGCGACCGTGTGCGGGGAGCTGCTGGCGCGAGGTCATGCTCGGTCAGGCGATTGCATGATGCTGGCAGGATATCTGGGGAAGTCAGCGAGGTTCGATGACGCAGTGGCGAAGTTCGCCGAAGCGTATGCGGACCAGACAGAGCGCGACTGGCATGAGTTAGTGCAATGGATGAAGAAGGCTGGAAAGAACCTTGGCACACACCACGACTAA